A region from the Nostoc sp. HK-01 genome encodes:
- a CDS encoding ethanolamine utilization protein EutN/carboxysome structural protein Ccml, giving the protein MQIAKVRGTVVSTQKEPSLRGVKLLLLQLVDEEGNILPQYEVAADTVGAGVDEWVLVSCGSAARQILGNEQRPLDAAVVAIIDTIHVQDRLIYSKKDQYR; this is encoded by the coding sequence ATGCAAATTGCCAAAGTGCGTGGCACAGTAGTTAGCACTCAAAAAGAACCAAGTCTTAGAGGTGTAAAACTACTGCTGTTGCAATTAGTGGATGAAGAAGGAAACATCCTGCCACAATACGAGGTAGCAGCGGATACGGTGGGAGCAGGAGTAGATGAGTGGGTGCTGGTCAGTTGTGGCAGTGCCGCTCGTCAAATTCTTGGTAACGAACAACGCCCTTTAGATGCAGCAGTTGTGGCGATAATTGATACTATTCATGTTCAAGATCGCCTTATCTACAGTAAAAAAGACCAATATAGATAG
- a CDS encoding NdhF3 family NAD(P)H dehydrogenase: MNEFLFSTSWCVPLYSLMGALLTLPWGMGIIRKTGPRPAAYFNLLTTVLAFAHSLFVFKDVWDREPENILVSWFQAANLNLSLSLELSPVSVGATVLITGLSLLAQIYALGYLEKDWSLARFFALLGFFEAALSGLAISDSLFLSYALLEVLTLSTYLLVGFWYAQPLVVTAARDAFLTKRVGDLLLLMSVVTLSSWAGSLNFSDLYEWAQTANLSPVASTLLGLGLIAGPAGKCAQFPLHLWLDEAMEGPNPASVMRNSLVVAGGAYLLYKLQPILALSPVALNALIVMGSVTAVGATLVSLAQIDIKRSLSHSTSAYMGLVFLAVGMQQGGVAVMLLLTHAIAKALLFMSSGSVIYTTSTQDLTEMGGLWSRMPATTTAFVVGSAGMITLLPLGSFWAMLSWADGLVAISPWVIAILVIVNGLTALNLTRVFRLIFWGTPQQKTRRSPEVGWQMAFPMVTLTILTLILPLMLQQWYLLPDRNSINWYVVGILLTSTVLGVGIGSTMYLHKAWSRSRILVWRFLQDLLGYDFYIDRIYRLTIVGAVALLSKISAWSDRYLVDGLVNLVGIFTILGGQSLRYSISGQSQGYMLTILVVISLLGFFISWSLGLLNNLHF; this comes from the coding sequence ATGAATGAGTTTCTATTTTCAACAAGTTGGTGTGTGCCTTTGTATAGTTTAATGGGCGCACTGTTAACTTTGCCCTGGGGTATGGGAATAATCAGAAAGACAGGCCCCAGACCAGCGGCATATTTCAACTTGTTGACCACTGTTTTGGCTTTTGCTCATAGCTTATTTGTGTTTAAAGATGTTTGGGACAGAGAACCAGAAAATATACTGGTTAGCTGGTTTCAAGCCGCGAATTTAAACTTATCTCTTTCATTAGAACTATCGCCTGTGAGTGTTGGGGCAACAGTTTTAATCACAGGGTTAAGTTTGTTGGCGCAAATTTACGCTTTAGGTTATCTAGAGAAAGACTGGTCACTGGCACGCTTTTTTGCACTACTTGGTTTTTTTGAAGCGGCACTGAGTGGTTTAGCAATTAGTGACTCTTTATTTCTCAGTTATGCCTTGTTAGAAGTCCTCACCCTTTCTACCTATTTATTAGTAGGCTTCTGGTACGCTCAACCTTTGGTAGTAACAGCAGCGCGGGATGCTTTTTTAACCAAGCGTGTGGGCGACTTATTATTGCTGATGTCGGTGGTGACGCTTTCGAGTTGGGCAGGTAGCTTAAATTTTTCTGATTTGTATGAGTGGGCGCAAACAGCAAATCTCAGTCCAGTAGCATCAACTTTACTTGGTTTGGGTTTAATTGCTGGGCCAGCGGGGAAGTGCGCTCAGTTCCCCTTGCACTTGTGGCTAGATGAAGCAATGGAAGGGCCAAACCCTGCTTCAGTGATGCGAAATTCGTTGGTAGTAGCTGGCGGTGCTTATTTACTGTACAAACTGCAACCTATTTTGGCTTTATCGCCAGTGGCATTGAATGCGTTAATTGTGATGGGTTCAGTGACGGCAGTGGGTGCGACTTTAGTATCTCTGGCACAAATTGATATTAAGAGATCGCTTTCTCATTCTACTAGTGCATATATGGGACTAGTGTTTTTGGCGGTAGGTATGCAGCAAGGGGGTGTAGCCGTAATGTTGCTGTTGACTCATGCGATCGCCAAAGCATTATTATTTATGAGTTCCGGTTCAGTTATTTACACTACCAGTACTCAAGATTTAACAGAGATGGGCGGTTTATGGTCGCGGATGCCTGCAACTACCACCGCCTTTGTTGTCGGCTCGGCTGGGATGATTACATTGCTACCCCTGGGAAGTTTTTGGGCAATGCTGTCATGGGCTGATGGTTTAGTAGCAATTAGCCCTTGGGTAATTGCCATTTTAGTGATAGTTAATGGCTTAACAGCCTTAAACTTGACAAGAGTCTTTAGATTAATCTTTTGGGGTACACCGCAACAAAAAACTCGTCGTTCCCCAGAAGTTGGCTGGCAAATGGCATTTCCAATGGTGACGTTGACGATACTGACCCTAATATTACCCCTCATGCTTCAGCAATGGTACTTACTACCAGATAGAAATAGTATTAACTGGTACGTAGTAGGAATATTATTAACTTCTACTGTCTTAGGAGTCGGCATCGGTTCCACAATGTACCTACATAAAGCCTGGTCAAGATCGAGAATTTTGGTATGGCGATTTTTGCAGGACTTGTTGGGTTACGATTTTTACATAGACCGCATCTATCGATTAACAATAGTTGGGGCAGTAGCATTGCTGTCTAAGATATCGGCTTGGAGCGATCGCTATCTAGTTGATGGCCTAGTAAACTTGGTGGGGATTTTCACAATTCTCGGCGGACAAAGTTTAAGGTATAGCATTTCTGGCCAGTCCCAAGGCTATATGTTGACTATTCTCGTAGTTATTAGCCTTCTTGGCTTTTTTATTAGCTGGTCATTAGGACTGCTCAATAACTTGCATTTTTAA
- a CDS encoding microcompartment protein, which translates to MPIAVGMIETKGFPAVVEAADAMVKAARVTLVGYEKIGSARVTVIVRGDVSEVQASVAAGIEAARRVNGGEVVSTHIIARPHENLEYVLPIRYTEAVEQFRT; encoded by the coding sequence ATGCCAATTGCAGTTGGAATGATTGAGACTAAGGGCTTTCCAGCAGTAGTAGAAGCTGCTGATGCGATGGTGAAAGCTGCCCGTGTAACTTTGGTAGGATATGAAAAAATTGGTAGCGCTCGTGTCACCGTAATCGTGCGGGGTGATGTTTCCGAAGTGCAAGCTTCAGTTGCAGCAGGAATTGAAGCGGCAAGAAGAGTAAATGGTGGTGAAGTGGTTTCCACTCACATCATTGCGCGTCCCCATGAAAACTTGGAATACGTATTGCCGATTCGTTACACCGAAGCTGTGGAACAGTTTCGCACTTAA
- a CDS encoding ribulose bisphosphate carboxylase small chain: MAVSSTAAPPTPWSKSLAEPEIHETSFVHSFSNIIGDVRIGANVIVAPGTSIRADEGTPFHIGEKTNIQDGVVIHGLEQGRVVGDDGEEYSVWVGNNASLTHMALIHGPAYVGDNCFIGFRSTVFNARVGKGCIVMMHALIQDVEIPSGKYVPSGAIITSQQQADRLPDVQDQDEQFAHHVVGINQALRAGYRCAADSKCIAPIRDELAKSYTGNGVTVLELERSSEVASNSLGAETVDQVRYLLEQGYKIGTEHVDQRRFRTGSWTSCQPIEARSVNEALSALASCLADHSGEYVRLFGIDPKGKRRVLETIIQRPDGVVKVAANFKAPASTSSSSYTSYNSNGNGSSNGAGIGSISAETVDQIRQLLAGGYKIGSEHVDERRFRTGSWASCKPIDATSTNEVVAALEECLESHQGEYVRLIGIDPKAKRRVLESIIQRPNGPVAVSNGQKSYASSSSVSSTTATATTTSNRLNTEVVDQLRQLLASGYKISAEHVDQRRFRTGSWASCGQIEARSERDAIAALETYLSEYPGEYVRLIGIDPKAKRRVLETIIQRP, encoded by the coding sequence ATGGCAGTCAGCAGCACGGCGGCACCCCCAACCCCGTGGTCAAAAAGTTTAGCTGAGCCAGAAATCCACGAAACTTCATTCGTACATTCTTTCTCTAACATTATTGGTGATGTGCGGATAGGTGCAAATGTAATCGTTGCTCCGGGGACTTCGATTAGAGCGGATGAAGGTACACCTTTTCATATCGGTGAAAAGACCAATATCCAAGATGGTGTAGTGATTCATGGTTTAGAGCAAGGTCGAGTAGTCGGTGATGATGGCGAAGAATACTCGGTCTGGGTTGGGAATAATGCTTCCCTAACCCACATGGCTCTGATTCATGGCCCAGCTTATGTAGGGGATAATTGCTTTATTGGCTTTCGCTCTACGGTATTTAATGCCAGAGTGGGTAAGGGCTGCATCGTGATGATGCACGCTTTAATTCAAGATGTAGAAATTCCCTCTGGTAAATATGTGCCGTCGGGAGCGATAATCACAAGCCAGCAGCAAGCTGACCGTCTGCCAGATGTGCAAGATCAAGATGAGCAATTTGCCCATCATGTAGTGGGGATTAATCAAGCATTGCGGGCTGGTTATCGCTGTGCTGCGGATAGCAAATGTATTGCACCCATCCGGGATGAATTAGCTAAATCTTATACAGGTAATGGTGTTACTGTCTTAGAGTTGGAAAGGAGTAGTGAAGTGGCAAGCAATAGCTTGGGTGCAGAAACAGTAGATCAAGTGCGCTATCTGTTAGAGCAAGGTTATAAGATTGGTACAGAACATGTAGACCAAAGACGCTTTAGGACTGGTTCTTGGACTAGCTGCCAGCCAATTGAAGCGCGATCTGTGAATGAAGCTTTATCAGCATTGGCAAGCTGTCTGGCAGACCACAGTGGTGAGTACGTACGTTTATTTGGGATTGACCCTAAAGGTAAACGTCGGGTGTTAGAGACAATTATCCAACGCCCAGATGGTGTGGTAAAAGTAGCAGCTAACTTTAAAGCACCTGCAAGTACAAGTAGTTCCAGCTACACTAGTTACAACAGCAACGGCAATGGTAGTAGTAACGGTGCTGGTATTGGTTCAATTAGCGCTGAAACTGTAGACCAAATCCGCCAATTATTAGCAGGTGGTTACAAAATTGGGTCTGAACACGTAGATGAGCGTCGTTTTCGGACTGGTTCTTGGGCTAGTTGTAAGCCCATAGACGCTACTTCTACTAATGAAGTTGTGGCGGCTTTAGAAGAATGTCTTGAAAGCCATCAAGGCGAATATGTCCGTTTAATTGGTATTGACCCGAAAGCCAAGCGTCGGGTATTAGAAAGCATTATTCAACGACCTAATGGCCCTGTAGCGGTCTCTAATGGTCAGAAATCTTATGCTAGTTCAAGTAGTGTTAGCTCGACAACCGCAACCGCAACGACGACAAGCAATCGGTTAAATACAGAAGTTGTAGACCAGCTACGGCAATTGTTGGCAAGTGGTTATAAAATTAGTGCCGAACACGTAGACCAAAGACGTTTCCGGACTGGTTCTTGGGCAAGCTGTGGACAAATTGAGGCCAGATCGGAAAGAGATGCGATCGCAGCTTTGGAAACATATCTTTCTGAATATCCTGGTGAGTACGTGCGGTTGATTGGGATTGACCCGAAAGCCAAACGTCGAGTGTTGGAAACAATTATTCAACGTCCGTAG
- a CDS encoding microcompartment protein: protein MSIAVGMVETLGFPAVVEAADAMVKAARVTLVGYEKIGSGRVTVIVRGDVSEVQASVAAGVESVKRVNGGQVLSTHIIARPHENLEYVLPIRYTEDVEQFRENVNAIRPFGGRRP, encoded by the coding sequence ATGTCAATTGCAGTGGGAATGGTAGAAACCCTTGGCTTTCCAGCAGTAGTGGAAGCTGCTGACGCGATGGTGAAAGCCGCTCGTGTAACCTTAGTAGGTTACGAAAAAATCGGTAGTGGTCGTGTCACCGTAATTGTCCGGGGTGATGTTTCCGAAGTCCAAGCTTCTGTAGCAGCTGGCGTTGAATCAGTTAAGCGCGTGAATGGTGGACAAGTACTGTCTACTCACATCATTGCGCGTCCCCATGAAAACTTGGAATACGTGCTGCCAATTCGTTATACAGAAGACGTAGAACAATTCCGGGAAAATGTCAATGCAATTCGTCCTTTCGGCGGCAGAAGACCATAA